The Nostoc sp. PCC 7524 nucleotide sequence AAAGTTTTTGCCCAAAAAAGATGGGAGCAAGAATAAAAGCATGAATTTGATACTGTTCTAAATTATCAATATGACACTGAGCAAACCCCATTTTATAGATGTCATCTACTGCAAAAGTTTCATTATGGCGGTAGCGTCCACCTTCTGTATCTTGTAAGTAAGTGTCATTCCAAACTAAATTAATACCTAATTGGGATTCATTAGACCAATGGGGACTAGCAGCCTCAAAATCACCAACAAATTCACCACCCCATTCAGCGTTGAAGCGATACACAGAAACCCGATCTGTTTTGATGAGTTGACAAACTTCTTTAGTAGTTGTTTGAAAGATAATATCAGTATCCAGAGATTCACGAATCTTATTAACAACCCCGAATATTGTTTGTTGTTGTTCTGTGGTTTGTTGTAGCTCAAGAGTGCGCTTTTGAACTTGTTTTTCTAAATTCTCATTGAAGGCTTGTATCTGTTGGTATTGTTCATATTGCTGAATCGCTGAAGCAAAGTGTTTACCGAGTTCTCTAGCTAGTTCAATGTCTTCAATTGTCCATTGTTGAGCTTGGGCTTTCTTAGATTCACGCCACAGTTCAAATGATAGGCGGGGGTAAATTTGCCTTTGATCAGGATCATGCTGACCAGCCCAGAGAGTTTCTGTGTCTATTTCATTGCGGAAAATGCTTAAATATCCTAGCAACTGTTGACGATATTCCAATGGAATCATCAAAATGCTACGAATTTTCGTTGCTTGAAAAACAGGTTGTAAACTTCGTAAGGCGGAAGTTTGATAGATGTCGGTAATTGCCCACACATCATACTCATGGGATTTGTAGTGTTCCTGCCAGACGCTATACTGCTCTATGAGGGGATAGATAGTTTGTTCTGGGATGAGTGGTTGCTGTCCATAAGTATAAAGTCGAATACAATCACTACCTGGAATCAAACATTCTGCCAAACTCTTGTGATTGCCATTGTTGAGATCAAAAGCTTCATTTCTCAGACAAAGCCGACCACCAACACCGTTAAAAGCATTAACGGCTGCTTCTAAAGCTGGTTGTAAGACAACTGTGGGTAATGAGTGTAGTAGGGTAGCAATGCGGTTAATTACTGCTTCCCGTTGGGCTTTGGCACGGGATTGAGTGAGGAGGTTACTGTGGGCGATCGCTACCGATAATTGATCGACAACCATCTGCATGGCTGCTAACTCATTCTCTGAAATGTTGCGGGTTTCAGAGTGATGGGATACCAGCAATCCCCAGAGTGTATCTTGATGAAAAATTGGGGCAACAACGGAAGACTTCACCCCCATTGCAGTGAGATATTCCAGATGACAGGGATCTACGGGACGATAACAAATTTCTTCTGCTATTTGTTCTCCTGTTTCCAAGTTGTATAAGGGACTTTGCCCAATTTGCCCTGCATCAACATTGACGACAGAACGTACCTTGGATTTGATCAATAGTTCTCTGGCGTGGGGAGGAATGTCATCAGCTGGAAAATTTAAGCCCAGCAATGAGGGTAGGCGATTTTCATAAATCGATTCAGCAATGACCTGACCGCTTGCATCTGCATGGAATTTGTAAATCATCACTCGGTCAGTTCCCAGTAAGGAACGTACCTCAGCCGTTGTCGCTGTAATGATATCTTCCAATTCTAAGGATTGACGTATACGAGTTGTGATGCTGCGTAGTATGCTTTCTTGATTAAGGCTAACTTGCAGTGGTTGAGCGATCGGGAACATTGGTTTTAGTGAAATGAATTTTAGAATAATCGCCAGATTTTTATAAATCTAAAGACATTTTGGTTTTCAATTAATCACATTGTCCACAGTAAAACTACGGTCAAAATTTACCTAACAAATTTCGCTGTCTGTACATTAGTTAAATATCTAAAAATGCCAATAATTTTTAGGTAATATATTGCTCAACTTAGGAAGAACAATTTAATCAAACTAACCTGAACCCAAAACAAAAAAATCTGCCAAAAAAAGACGCAATATTGATTGCGCCTGATAAAGTTGCTGAAGAACCTCTTAATAGTAATATTTAGTGTTCATGGATTATCTCGTTACCCACTTCATCCACTAAATTAAACTCTCACATTATCAGCAAAGCGGATTTTAAGATAGTCTTCTTCCATCTTTGCGCCTGCGGGCTGGAGTGCTGCTAGGGCTTGGGGTAAGACCAGATTGCGGCGATGGTTGCCAATCGTAATATTTAATTCATCTCCAGTTTTACTGAGTTGAATTTGGTTTTTAGGAATTCCCGGCAAGTACAATTCTAAGCTGTATTGATTTTGTTCTTGCACGACTCTGACAGTCGTTTCTTTGTAATATACCTGAGTGGGGTCTTCATCTTTATAGAGTGTTTCTTTTAAACGCTCTAAGGCTGCTAAACCACACATTTCTTCAGAGAATAAGGGTACCTCTTTCACGGGTAGAGGAAGAAAATTTTCATGGATTTCTTGACGATATTCTTCCTGATTTTGTTTCCAACTTTGGAAGAATGGATCTTGCACTTCAGCCGGGATAATGCGATTAGCCACTACTAAATCTGTGGCAACATTGTATAAGCTTAAATAAGCATGAGCGCGTAGAGATTCTTTAATCACCATCTTTTCTGGATTGGTGATTAAGCGAACTGAAGTTTGGGTATTATCTGTTAATACTTTTTCCAACGCTTCAATTTGCTCATAAAATTCATAAGGTGCATCCATCACCTCTTTATCTGGTAAAGAAAACCCTGCGATTGGTTTAAATATAGGTTCAACTAGGGGGCGGAGTGCAACTGAGATGTTTTGAAATGGCTTGTAAAAACGCCGCATATACCAGCCACCGACTTCTGGTAAACTCAGAAGTCGCAATGCTGTACCGGTGGGAGCAGAGTCGATAATTAAAACATCATACTCGCCTTCATCATAGTGGCGTTTCATTCTTACCAAGCCAAAAATTTCGTCCATTCCTGGCAAGATGGCTAATTCTTCTGCTTGGACTCCCTCTAATCCTCTGGCTTGTAAAACCTGGGTAATATAACGCTTCACAGCACCCCAGTTTCCTTCTAGTTCTTGTAGTGCATCTAGTTCTGCACCCCATAAGTTGGGGCGAATTTGCCGGGGTGCGTGTGCTAGTTCTAAGTCAAAACTGTCTGCTAATGAGTGGGCAGGGTCTGTACTCAAAACCAGTGTACGATATCCTAATTCTGCACAACGGAGTCCAGTTGCTGCTGCAACTGAGGTTTTACCCACGCCGCCTTTTCCTGTCATTAAAATTACTCGCATGGATGATTCTGCCCTGCCTGAGAATTGTTTACATTTATTTACGCTATCTCCATTATCGATGGTTTTGGGGATTGGGGGCATGAGTCAATAGTTATTCTCCCCTGCTCCTCTACTCTCTACTCCCTATTCCCTTGTAAAAGTTGATCTAGTTTATTTTCGATTTCTGAGAGTTTGTTAAGAATTGTGGGGCGCTCACCATCTACTGACAGCAACAAATTGAATATTCCCTCTTGTACTTGCGTTAATCGTTCTACTGCTTTTTGTAGTTGGATCATGCCTTCGCGGAGTTCTTGGCGTTCCTCTCGTGCGTCAGCCATTTCGTCTAGCATAGATTGGACGGTTTTAGCGTTAGTTTCAATTAGTTGTTTAAGTTCTTTATCAGCCATTGCGATCGCTCTTTTGGGTTAAGTATATTATTTAAACGCAGAGGGGGAGAGAGGTAAGCGCAGAGGTACGCGGAGAATTTAGGGAATGATATGTTGTTTCAACACATCTAGCTTGGAACAATGCCAATAATCGATGTGAGAGACAATTAAGCCATCGGAGTTAAGTCCTAGTTCACTCCAGCCAGAAATCTCAATGCGCGGTTTCCATGGTAGGGGCGTGTTCCAACTGAGTGTCCATTCGGTTTTGATAGTGTCTCCCAATTGTTGAATATGATGCAAGTCCATTCGGCAATTTAAAAACCACGTTTGGATGAATTTAATCATTTTTTTATAACGTTCTACACCGCGAAAGCTATTTAAGGGGTCTTGAAAATACACATCCTCAGCATAAATATTGTAGGTTTGATGATCTGGAAATCTTTGATAATCTGCTTTTAGGATTGCGATGATATCCATTAATTTATTGTGGGTTAATATTTACTTCATGCCATAGTCTTTCTAATTGTCTTTGCCAAGCGGCTAAAACTTCTTCTCTGGCTTGTGGAGTTTGGTTAATCTCTCCTAATAATCCTTCGGCATAGAATCGTTCTAAGTTTTGCATTGTGGCTTGCAGAG carries:
- a CDS encoding GAF domain-containing protein gives rise to the protein MFPIAQPLQVSLNQESILRSITTRIRQSLELEDIITATTAEVRSLLGTDRVMIYKFHADASGQVIAESIYENRLPSLLGLNFPADDIPPHARELLIKSKVRSVVNVDAGQIGQSPLYNLETGEQIAEEICYRPVDPCHLEYLTAMGVKSSVVAPIFHQDTLWGLLVSHHSETRNISENELAAMQMVVDQLSVAIAHSNLLTQSRAKAQREAVINRIATLLHSLPTVVLQPALEAAVNAFNGVGGRLCLRNEAFDLNNGNHKSLAECLIPGSDCIRLYTYGQQPLIPEQTIYPLIEQYSVWQEHYKSHEYDVWAITDIYQTSALRSLQPVFQATKIRSILMIPLEYRQQLLGYLSIFRNEIDTETLWAGQHDPDQRQIYPRLSFELWRESKKAQAQQWTIEDIELARELGKHFASAIQQYEQYQQIQAFNENLEKQVQKRTLELQQTTEQQQTIFGVVNKIRESLDTDIIFQTTTKEVCQLIKTDRVSVYRFNAEWGGEFVGDFEAASPHWSNESQLGINLVWNDTYLQDTEGGRYRHNETFAVDDIYKMGFAQCHIDNLEQYQIHAFILAPIFFGQKLWGLLATYQHSGSRQWKPSEVNFLTQIAAQLGVALQQAELLSQTKQQAQKLSQALHHLQQTQTQLIQTEKMSSLGQLVAGVAHEINNPVNFIYGNLSHVSEYAKDLLSLVELYQQQFPDGTLEIFDLVNKIDLEFLSEDLPKTLSSMEIGVERIRQIVMSLRNFSRLDEAEMKAVNIHDGIDSTLLILQHRLKAKPESPAIKVIKEYGDIPLVECYAGQMNQVFMNVLSNAIDALEDYQDKQLQPHKSQITIRTSIGELQGNIKSIVIRMTDNGPGIPESVRRRICDPFFTTKPVGKGTGLGLSISYGIVVDKHGGVFKCDSQLGSGTEFWIEIPMQQSRS
- a CDS encoding TRC40/GET3/ArsA family transport-energizing ATPase, with amino-acid sequence MRVILMTGKGGVGKTSVAAATGLRCAELGYRTLVLSTDPAHSLADSFDLELAHAPRQIRPNLWGAELDALQELEGNWGAVKRYITQVLQARGLEGVQAEELAILPGMDEIFGLVRMKRHYDEGEYDVLIIDSAPTGTALRLLSLPEVGGWYMRRFYKPFQNISVALRPLVEPIFKPIAGFSLPDKEVMDAPYEFYEQIEALEKVLTDNTQTSVRLITNPEKMVIKESLRAHAYLSLYNVATDLVVANRIIPAEVQDPFFQSWKQNQEEYRQEIHENFLPLPVKEVPLFSEEMCGLAALERLKETLYKDEDPTQVYYKETTVRVVQEQNQYSLELYLPGIPKNQIQLSKTGDELNITIGNHRRNLVLPQALAALQPAGAKMEEDYLKIRFADNVRV
- a CDS encoding DUF2358 domain-containing protein, translated to MDIIAILKADYQRFPDHQTYNIYAEDVYFQDPLNSFRGVERYKKMIKFIQTWFLNCRMDLHHIQQLGDTIKTEWTLSWNTPLPWKPRIEISGWSELGLNSDGLIVSHIDYWHCSKLDVLKQHIIP